In Saccopteryx leptura isolate mSacLep1 chromosome 13, mSacLep1_pri_phased_curated, whole genome shotgun sequence, the DNA window GTCCCTAAGAAAATCTATAgcatatgccctggccagttggctcagtggtagagcgttggcctggcatgtggatgtcctgggttcaattcccagttcgggcacacaggaaaagcaatcatctctttctccatccccccttctctctctcctcctttccccccctctcccttctcctcccacagccacggttCAACTGATTCAAGCgcattgccccaggtgctggggatggctccgtggagtctctgcctcaggcactaaaaatagctctgttgcgagcatggccccacatGAGCAGaggatcagccccagatgggattgccagatggattctggttggggcacatgtgggagtctgtctctctatctcccctcctcccacttggaaaagaagaaataaaatttgtagtATGTACAGCAGAAACCGTATAATGTCAGAGGGTAACACTAAGTGTCCAATTTAGTTTTcattagagaaaaagaatatcaGTGCCATGATTCTGTTGACGAAGTACACAGAGATACAGGACTCCAAGACAAAGGCAGTTTGTCTTCAAAGGTTATGGGGCAGGTCTTTCTGGGCTTTGTAGTGATGGTTGTATTTTGGAAGGTGGGGACTTGGTTTTGTTGCTCATTTCTTGTCAACCCTTAGCACCTGCAGAGATCACTGAATTGGCATTTGATTTACTAGGTATTCTCTGAGCCACAGATGGGCCAGTTgctattcttttaattttacttagtTTCGGAAGCCTCTGTGAAATCTTTACAATAAAATAGATTGACTACATTTGTATAAACAGTATTTCCCTTAATGttattatgttgttttttttccaaagtatcTTTATGCATTCAGTATTATTCCCATGAAACTAATGGATGCAGCAGATCTGGTAAAACAGCCTCCAGATGTCACTGAGAACCCTTACAGACGATCTGGGAAGGAAGCATCTGTAGGAAAGCTACCTCCTGCCCCTGAGGTATGTTCTGATGGAGAGGTGACCTTTTCTGTGCAGGATTGCCTCTTACACGTGTTATAGTTTAATTTGTAAGACAAGTTTAATCCCTAGAATCTAGTCCTTTTTCCTCCTTGAGAGATGATGGTGGTGTTAGAAAGCCTTAAATTTTAAGTAAGCTTAGtgttgggtatttttttttgttttattttgttttgtttttttggtttgggtttAACAGTTTcatattttaagtcttttttttttttaatccaaacttGAGTCTCTATTAACTTTTCAGGCAAGGATCCAAGAACTGCTTGGTAGCAATGTAATCTGTGATTTATAATGAGTGCTAGTAGGTAAATAAGATTCACTCTGAAGAAATTTCTAAATAGCAAACTTTTCTGAAACTATTTTCCTCCTCATGACAGCAAGGAATGTCAAATGAGGGAAAAATTAGTGtacttttctcagactttttttttctttatgagcaACCttcttatctttgtttttctctttttccaagtgagaggaggggagatagacagactcccacgtgcaccccggccgggatccacctagcaacccccatctgaggctcatgctctgcccatctcagaccatgctcgcaactgagctatttttagcacctgaggtgtaggCTTCTCAGAgtcttcctcagcacctggggccaatgcactcaaaccaatcaagccatggctgcaggaggaggaaagagagagagaaaggggagggggagggttggaaaagcaggtggttgcttcttctttgtgccctgactggggattgaacctgggacatccacatgctggggtgacactctactgctgagcaagccagccaggacttatctttttaattaaagctCAATTGAAGTTTACCTATGAAATGTAGAGCTGCATTATGGCCCTattgagagaaaaagggaaggaattCAGATAAGTTCATATTGTTGTTTTAGAAACGAATTGCTCTATAACTtggattttacctttttttttttttttttttttttacagagacagagtcagagagagggatagacagggacagacagacaggaacggagagatgagaagcatcaatcattagtttttcgttgtgcattgcaacaccttaattgttcattgattgctttctcatatgtgccttgaccataggccttcagcagactaagtaaccccttgctggagccagcgaccttgggctcaagctggtgagcttttgctcaaaccagatgagttcgtgctcaagctggtgacctcagagtctcgaacatgggtcttccgcatcccagtccgatgctctatccactgcgccaccgcccagtcaggcgtTACCTTGTTTTTTACCTTGTCTTTCCAAAGGAATGAATTTTGAGGCAGCTTCTATAAGTGCTGAGAAATATGACTGAGAATCCAGACATCTTTTCTAGAATAGgcagaaagggccctggccagatagcgcagttggttagagcgtcatcctaatAGAATAGGCAGAGAGGGCTGGGAGAAAAGCTAGACATGACATGGGAGGAATGTTCCCTTGTACATGAATGGTTGGTACTTGTCTAGAGGTTTAATAACATCCACTCTTCTGTCTTTGGTTGTTCCAGGAGGAGTCAGCCTGTCAATTTTTCTTTGACTTAAGTGAAAGGCAAGGAAGGAAGCGTTCGTTTACAGGCAGAGATAGCAAGTCTTCTCCTCACTCAAAGCAGCCTCGCAAACCTCGTAAGTACCTCGGTTCCAGATGTGAACAATAACTGTTATTTCAGGTCTTTTGGGGAAGCAGCATTGCTCAGAGAACCTCTTCTGGTATAGAAATTGTATAGTAAGTCATTAGaacaagtaataaaaatgaaataatgcaaaGATGGCCTGACTTTGAGGTGGTCTGAGGCTATTCCGATGAAAACAATGGAAACAGCTctttcattcatgttgtaaatgTGAGCTAAAGAGCCTAgagactggtggtggcacagtggatagagcattgtccctgggatgatgaggtcccagtttcgaaaccccgaggtcaccagcttgagtgcaggatcatcagcataatcccaaggttgctggcttgaagcccaaggtcgctggcttgagcccacggtcactggcttgagcaagggattgctgacttggctggagccccctgctcaaggcatgaatgagaaagtaatcaaagaataattaaagtgctgcagctatgaggtgatggttctcatttctctctcaaaaaaaccccccaaaacaaaaacctacagaAACTAATATATCAATAGGTTCACAAAATAATAGGATAATCAAAATGGTAGAAAAGACTTTAAGACAATTTCATTGAGATCCTTTTTATCCACCCCTCATTTCAAAGATGAAGAAGCTGATCTTGGGAAAACTTATTGCCCAGAATCATCTGGCTAGTTAGGGGCAAAGTTGGGACTAAAGTTGGGGCTCCCGACACCCAGGTCAGTGTTCTTTCATTGCAGTATGTTGGCAGTTACATGGCACTTTAGTCAGTGTGTGGTTATCACTTGTGATTACCTACCTGTGGAATGGTTACAAATTCACCACTTTTCTCATAGAGATTTAGTCTCATTGATAATGGTGATAGGGTAGGGGTCAGAGTGGGAGCACAGCAGGCCCAGCCCATTGTGGCAGTGCCGCATACCAGTCTTTGCAAGACGTAAAGGTCAGACAGGGTGGTTATATGCTGGGATGTTTGGGCCGCAGTAACATGTGGCTTTCTTCCACATGAAGCTCAGCCTCCAGGACCCTGCTGGTTCTGCCTTGCCAGCCCCGAAGTGGAGAAGCATTTGGTGGTCAACATTGGCACACATGTAAGTTACTTTCATGCATTTTTTAcagatatatttgttttctatcaCTTTATTTAGTCAATATACATATTgtaaaatttattcactttaagtgtacaattcaacagTTTTTAGTAAGTGCACCAGCTTGTGCAACCATCACTCCAATACGATCCCATCACTCCAATACGATCCCATGTGCCCATTTACAGTTAATCCCCACTTccaccctcagcccctggcaatcaCTCATCTACTTTTTGTTTCCATGAGTGTATCTTTACTTGACAGTTTATATTAAAGGGAATCATAGAATATGTAGTCTTCGTGTCTGTCTTTTTAACATATTCTTGGGGCTCATCCACGTTGTAGCATCTATCAGCattctattcctttttattgtcagGTAGTATCCCATtatatcagcagttctcaacctgtgggtcgcgaccccggtggggtcgcctaaagccatcggaaaatacataatgcatatcaggtatttacattccgaatcataactgtagcaaaattacagttatgaagtagccaccaaaattattttttggtttggggtcacggcaacatgaggaactgtattgcagggtcacagcattagaaaggttgagaaccactgcattatatggatatatactacattttgtctctgtatccGTCAAcaggtggacatttgggttgtttccactttatgGGCATTAggaatagtgctgctgtgaacatttacaTGCATGTCTTTGTGTGGACATTTGTATCATTTCTTTTGGAGAgacacctaggagtggaatttatgtttaacattttaagaaaatgccaaactattttccaacaCGACTGGACAATCTTATTTTCCCCAGCAATTAGGGCAGTGCTCGTGTGGTTTTATAGTACCAGTTTCACAGGGttgctcccccttcctccctctctgatAAATAGGTATGGATCTCCTACGGTGATAGTTTTATATACTTCTtgaacaccacatttttattccATACTATAAAAAGCAGTACATTCTCAGTGTTGTGGAGTAAAGAGGATATACTTTCCTAATGACAGGAATCCCTGTATTCACAGTAATGATGTGGGTATCCAGGAACCCAAGTAATAATTATAAGGTTGCTTGGGAAGCACTGAATCAGACATGAGAACTGGATGATCTTGAGGATGCTTTTACTTACGCTGTGGAAACTGATGAAGTATGTGTGTCTCACAATAGAGTCTCCTATTTCAGTGTTCCCAGATACTTTTCCTTGGACATAGCTCAATTAGGTACCGAATAGTACTAGTCTTTGACTCTCATTTCACTGGAATCCGTATAGACCATCATCCTTTCTCATTCATTTAGAATGAAAATGCTTAATGTTCAGGGTTATAGTTACACCCTTGTCACCCGACTGGAATTGGCTTTTCCAAGGTTCCTGAGGAAATATTTACACACCATTTCTTAGTCTGTGGTGCTTCAGCAGACAGAtactttgcatttgtttttcattgatttattctAATTTTGGTTTTTGAATGTGACCTTTTCCTCAACTTATCCTGACAACCTGATGGCCCTTTATTGTGGCCTCCTACACTGACCAACTAGAATCTCAATTTCATCTTACACGTTGTGACATCCCTTTCCTGCCTCTCTGATAAATAGGTATGGGTCTCCAGACTGAATAGTCCCAGTctcttacatttaatattttggtCTTTATTATTGGTACAATCCTGTGTCCAGGGGGAACACTGATGGGTGACAAGGCCTGTGCACACACAGAGCCTGTGATGAACTCTTCAGTGGGAAGAAAAGCACACTGGAAAAGCTCTTGCTTTGACAGGAGTGTCCTTTTTGGATGATCTCTTTTGGACTTTGTTTTCTCTGGATTAATTTAtgcccttcttctctccttcacaCATTGAATAGTAAGGCAGGcttgagactgccttctatttTGGAAATTTCAATAGGTTCAAAATGCCATGCAGGGACAAGAGATTTGGAATGTTATCTTGTTAGGCCAGTGCTGCTCTAGGCCTCAGGGAGAAGTGACCTTTCCTTTCCATCGACTTTTTGTTGTCCAGCACATGAGCTGAGGAGATAATCAAGGAGCCCTGTTTGTTTCTCATCTGGGCAGAAAACATCGCAGGTCTTGATTGTGGCCCATCCCAGCACCCCAAGTAGGAGGCCAcatgaggattttagcatctacctAGTAATTAAACCTATACTTACCTACTTTCTCCTTTGTTGGGGGGAGACCTCTTGGGAACCTCTGGTGACCTTTGGTGTCTAGCAaagggtttagagcaggggtccccaaactttttacacagggagccagttcactgtccctcagaccattggagggccagactataaaaaaaaactatgaacaaatccctatgctcactgcacatatcttattttaaattaaaaaaaaacaacaaaaaaaccccaaaatgggaatacaatatttaaaataaagaacatgtaaatttaaatcaacaaactgatcagtatttcaatgggaactatgctcctctcactgaccaccaatgaaagaggttccccttccggaagtgtggtaggggctggataaatggcctcagggggccgcagtttcgggacccctggtttagagtctCTTCTCTACATCCATTTCTCTTGCTCTCCTTTCATCTCTTTTCCCCCTGGCTTTCTGTCTTTGCCATGCCTTCCTCAAGGGACATACATAGAACTGTGTTAACGGCTCATGGCCACTAATTGGTAAAAGGAAAAGAAGCCTGCTATGAGTCCAAAGTAACTCCTTCAAAGTCCATACATTTTACTGTGGGGATGCATTCATTCAGTTCCTATTTATACATTTGGGATATAATTAGACATGATTCAAGTATAGAACAGATTAGAAGGTGAGAGCTTGAAAGGGAGGGAAAAGATTGGACAAGTGTGAAACTATTTACAAGAACCGGAAGGCACTGTATTGGGGGTTGCTATTAAGTCTAGACTAGAAAGTTTTAGTAGCCTCAATACTCATCACAATATAAAAACTGCTATTTATGGCAGTGACCCTCTGATATAAAGaaaagtctaggccctggccagttggctcagtggtagatcgtcagcctagcgtgcaggagtcccgggttcgattcccggccagggcacacaggagaagcgcccatctgcttctccacccctccccctctccttcctctctctctcttcccctcccgcagctggggctccattggagcaaagttggcccgggcgctgaggattgctctatggcctctgcctcaggcactagaatgactctggttgcaacagagcaactccccagatgggcagagcatcgcccctggtgggcgtgccgggtggatcctggtcgggcgcatgcgggagtctgtcttgactgtctccccgtttccaacttaagaaaaaagaaaagtctagaaGACGCAGGCTTCTAGAGTAAGCctttaaaagaaacaatcaaaaatGGTTActgtaaaaattaagaaaatgcattAGTGCTTATGAGGTTTTGATGAACTTCAATCATCTGGAAAATTAactttgtagcctgacctgtggtggtacagtggataaagcctcgacctggaacacaggttgccagttggaaaccctgggctggccgggtcaaggcacatatgagaagcaactgcttcttgctcctccccctcctctaaaaaacttaataaataaaatcttttaaaaaagaaaggaaattagcCTTGTAGATGTGCTCAGTCCCCTATGCCAAGTAGATCAGGCTGAACATGCATTAGTTTGTTTCCACTACCCATGTTGTCATTCCACTGGACTTTCTTAgtgtaatgaaaaagaaatggctCTTTCCTTCAGCCTTAACTGTGAACACCACACTAAAATTATACTTTGGACTGTTATTTCTAAACCTCTGGTACCTTCATCTGCCTGTATTGGTATACACTGGCCTTCACCTGTTCACGGTGTTTCTTCCTTCAAAGACTGAGTGTACAGCAGACTTACGTGGTTTGGttttggcaaatatttttattgctgtttAGCTGCCAGCATCCATTGTAGAAACCAGTTTCCTATCTTTCTGGATATAGTACTTGAGGTTTCTCCTTTCTTCCACCCCATTAGGTTATATGTTTGCTTTCATTTTGTAAAGGTTAGTTAGCAGCTTATAGCAATAGGGACAGCAGATGCTAATCATGTCACCCTAGTCTTTTTTGTGAGCCTGATGGTGTATTTGGAGTGGGACTGCATGTTACTGTAGGGAGAGTGGTCATTTTGAAATCAGAAGTGCTATCTTTCTGTGGCTGAAGGTGATAGTAACTGAAAAATTGTTTCTAAGTTTGGAGCCTGGGAAGGAAAACCAACTATTTGTTGTCTGGTCCCCTTTGGCTCTGGTGTGTTTGAGGCCAAAGCTTGTTAGTGTGCTGCTCATTTGCTCCTAATTCATTTGATACTTGTGTAGAAATTTGCATCTAATCCTGTTCTTCAACACATACTTGAGAACATTGTTGTTGTAATCTctaaaatcagatttttaaaagttggagAATTTCTATTAATAGTTTCTTGAGCTCTTTttgcaccctctgccccaggctcacTCCCTGTGTAGACTTTTCTCCCTGAAGAATCAAACATGCAGTATTGATGTCTCATGTCTGGGCACTTCATCTTCAGTGTTACCTTGCCCTGGCCAAAGGAGGCTTGTCCGATGACCATGTCCTTATCCTGCCCATTGGACACTACcagtcagtggtagagctttcAGCAGAGGTggtggaagaggtggagaagtacAAAGCTACGTTGAGGAGGTTCTTCAAGAGTCGGGGGAAACGGTGTATCCTATTTGAGAGAAATTATAGGAGCCATCACCTCCAGCTACAGGTAGGCATTCTCTGCCCAAGAACTTGGAAGGGCCTTATGAGGAGCTAGatattgataaaatttaaaacaatgttaattttaataattaatttgacaaatatttaatgccaatataaaactaaatattttatatttaaaaattttaacatgaatttttatattgatatttaaatgtttatttaaaaggtTAAAGAGTCTCTGGTGGTTAACTGCAGAGATTTTACTGGGAAATGCATGGTCAGTATAAGTGAACTGCAGACAGTAAGTACCTTGTTTAGAAAAGGAAGGTAGGTTGAGGAAGGTTCCAAGAAAGACTTGGGTCTTGACAGGTAGAATTTGGAAGAGGGTAGGTATTTTGTATGAAGCCCAGTTTGAGTGACCACACTCAAGAGGTAGGAGAGAGTCTCAGAACCTGCATGGGGTTAGCAGCTCAGTGATTTGGAGATTGTTATGGATAATTTGTTTGTAGTTGTGGTGGGTTTCTTTCTGGCACATTTGTTAAGTTTTCAAATGGGCCTGACTCTGCCACATATATTACATAGGAGCTGGCAAAAGCTGGACGACAAAGAGATCTCTCTCTAGCCTTTCCTGCATCAGAGGTTGGCTCCCACAGGTGGCAGGCTATCTCATAAGTTTAAGTCCTTACAGACAGACACGGACCTGTCTGGCCTGAGGAAAATCTCTGCTGAGGGGTGTTTCTACGCCCCTGTGATGGATTTGCTATTTCTCAGGAACTACAGGAGGCATGGCCTCCCTGGAACCTGTATACAGAAGTTCTCCTACCTCCCCAACCTTCCCTCCAGGTCATTCCTGTGCCACTTAGCCGCTGTGCTACTGATGACATTAAAGACGCCTTCATTGCCCAGGCACAGGAGCAACAGATAGAGCTGTTGGAAATCCCAGAGCACTCTGACATCAAGCAGGTAAAACAGGAGGGGAAGGTGATGTTCAGGGAAAAGTAAAAAACCTCATTTCTGACATGTTGAGCCTGACGTACTGTCAAGGAATTCCAGAAACATTAAATAGGTGACAATTTTGGACAAGAGCTTGGAGTGTTGATTAGACTGGAGACAAAGATGGAACTATAGCAACACCTCAGTGCTTTCCTTGGAAGAGCaagaaattagaaattttttaaGGCAGTAACTTAGAAAGACGGTGCCACTGGGCAGATCTTTGTAATATCTGCCAGTTTGGCTTTTTAAACTCTAGTTCCACTGAGCAGCTTGGGATCTATGGCTGCATACATCCTTTGTGCGGCTAGACTGAATTCTTTGCCAAATTCAAGTATTTAAGAGATGAGCTAGGATTTTAGATGTTTAAAGCACTTTTGTATGTCCTTATGCAACTATGTTTACTTTAGATTGCGCAGCCAGGAGCAGCATATTTTTATGTTGAACTTGACACAGGAGAGAAGCTTTTCcacagaattaaaaagaattttcctCTGCAGTTTGGAAGGtttgtatagttttattttaaaagtattttcatgccctggctggtttgctcagtggtagcgcATCAACCCAGTATGGGGAAGTCCTggcttcgattcctggtcagggcacacaggagaagtgaccatctgcttctgttgcACCCCTTctgctcccccttttctctccctttctctcttcccctcccacagccatggctcgactgatttgagcacattggctccaggcactgaggatagcttcatggagcctccacctaggcactaaaaataactcagttgcgagtgtggccccagatgggcagagctttggccccagatggCGGTCACCAGGTGGATTTTGGTCGgtacacatgcaggagtctgtctctgtatcttccctacactcaaaaaaaaaaaaagcctgaccaggtggtggcgcagtggataaagcgtcggactgggatgcagagaacccaggttcgagaccccaaggtccccaggttgagcgcgggctcatctggtttgagcaaagctcaccagcttggacccaaggtcactggctcaagcaaggagttactcggtctgctgtagccccacgatcaaggcacatatgagaaagcaatcaatgaacaactaaggtgtcgcaacacgcaacaaaaaactaatgattgatgcttctcatctctctgttcctgtctgtctgtccctgtctatccctctctctgactctctgtcactgtaaaaaaaaaaaaattcatgcaatTTGTTTTCAACTCTATTTATTGTAGCTTCAAAGTGGAAATATAGATGTGCAAACAGAGTTATTTCTAATAtagcaaaataagtaaaagataaaGCAATGGCAATTAAAAGCTAGCTTGTATATGTGTCTgtatgtaccgtatttccccatgtataagaggcaccttaatttgggggcacgaaatttgaaaaaaaatgtattacataaagttattgaactcaagttttgttcatcataaaattcatacaattcctcatcactgtcagaactcctatccattagcttgtcctcatctgtgtctgatgagaatcaccatcttcaacaatgagcgcaaaaacaagcaggaaaaagcaggaaatgcaagtaaaaaaaaatctacaaccactgtataagacgcacccagtttttagaccccaaagtttttgggaaaaggtgtgtcttatacatggggaagtacggtagttttgggttgtttttttttagtgctaAGAGCCAAGataaggttttgtttgttgttattgtttgtagTGAGCCTGTGTAGTTGTGCCTATGTTGGCTTGAATCCGCtaaaaggagaggcagaaagtcAGAGTGGTTATGGCACTAGGTGTCTGACTGCACAATGCCTTTAGCAAACTCATGGTCTAATGGGGATGACAGAGCTAGAGTTTAAGGCAGTGTGCAATCACAGCTGgtttggtgcttttttttttttttaactgtaaattctttttttttataaataaatttttattttaatggggtgacatcaataaatcagggtacatatagtacatatattcaaagaaaacgtgtccaggtcatcttgtcattcaattctgttgcatacattgaacccaaagtcagattgtcctccgtcactctCCATCTAgccttctttgtgcccctcccccacccccttggtTTGGTGCTTTAATGTTACAACCATACCTCACAAAATCCTTATTTTGCATTTCATAGGTGAGAAAATCAAGACTCAGAGAATTCATCTGTTCATGTCATAGAAAgcaagtggcagaaccaggaagGGAATTGTCTCTGATATTCTGGGACCAGGACCTGCCCCCATTCTCCTGTGCCATGTTGCTTCTCTAAGTTCCAAAAAATGTAGTTCCAAGTTGGTCAGAAAAGTAAATGGAATTTGAGGGGTTAAGAAGAGGACCTGAGCTGGTCACTTAAAATGGGTGTGATTTTGATAAAATGGTAGAGATGGCACTCAGGGCAAGAGAAAACAGTCTGCGCAGTCAGAAGAGTTTGCATGCCTTCTTTCGGTGATGCTGAGGAGAGCTCTCTGGCCGGAGAGGAATGGGCAGGGGGAGGTGTCACACTGATAACTGTCTATTTTGACTTCCTTGTGCTCTTTCTGCAGGGAAGTCCTGGCAAGTGAAGCCATCCTTAATATTCCTGACAAGTCCGACTGGAGGCAGTGTCAGATCagcaaggaagaagaggagaccCTGGCTCGCCGCTTCCGGAAAGACTTTGAGCCCTTTGACTTTACACTGGATGATTAAGCAAAGGGCAAGGCACTTTATGAACTTCACAGGAGTTGCATCAgcctgttttttaaaagaaactacaGTCTCCCATGGggactgtttctctgc includes these proteins:
- the CWF19L1 gene encoding CWF19-like protein 1 isoform X1 produces the protein MAQKPLRLLACGDVEGKFDVLFNRVRAIQKKSGNFDLLLCVGNFFGSTPDAEWEEYKTGIKKAPIQTYVLGANNQETVKYFQDADGCELAENITYLGRKGVFTGSSGLQIVYLSGTESLSEPAPGYSFSPKDVSSLRTMLCSTPQFKGVDILLTTPWPKYVGNFGNSSGEVDTKKCGSALVSSLATVLKPRYHFAALEKTYYERLPYRNHIVLQENAQHATRFIALANVGNPEKKKYLYAFSIIPMKLMDAADLVKQPPDVTENPYRRSGKEASVGKLPPAPEEESACQFFFDLSERQGRKRSFTGRDSKSSPHSKQPRKPPQPPGPCWFCLASPEVEKHLVVNIGTHCYLALAKGGLSDDHVLILPIGHYQSVVELSAEVVEEVEKYKATLRRFFKSRGKRCILFERNYRSHHLQLQVIPVPLSRCATDDIKDAFIAQAQEQQIELLEIPEHSDIKQIAQPGAAYFYVELDTGEKLFHRIKKNFPLQFGREVLASEAILNIPDKSDWRQCQISKEEEETLARRFRKDFEPFDFTLDD
- the CWF19L1 gene encoding CWF19-like protein 1 isoform X2; the protein is MLCSTPQFKGVDILLTTPWPKYVGNFGNSSGEVDTKKCGSALVSSLATVLKPRYHFAALEKTYYERLPYRNHIVLQENAQHATRFIALANVGNPEKKKYLYAFSIIPMKLMDAADLVKQPPDVTENPYRRSGKEASVGKLPPAPEEESACQFFFDLSERQGRKRSFTGRDSKSSPHSKQPRKPPQPPGPCWFCLASPEVEKHLVVNIGTHCYLALAKGGLSDDHVLILPIGHYQSVVELSAEVVEEVEKYKATLRRFFKSRGKRCILFERNYRSHHLQLQVIPVPLSRCATDDIKDAFIAQAQEQQIELLEIPEHSDIKQIAQPGAAYFYVELDTGEKLFHRIKKNFPLQFGREVLASEAILNIPDKSDWRQCQISKEEEETLARRFRKDFEPFDFTLDD